A stretch of Desulfurivibrio alkaliphilus AHT 2 DNA encodes these proteins:
- the priA gene encoding replication restart helicase PriA, with amino-acid sequence MSKQTPVYFEVAVAAPIHQTLTYAPPAGVAQLPPGHRLLVPLGRRQVTGYLLDCAAQPPALKDGGNDRQPGGKIRAALEVLDDEPLFPAAMVPFFRWIADYYHHPIGEVIQNALPAGLSRRSTRIIKLTDRGAEKLPSLAQSTASKRNSPLPLSDWLPELLARGELSATKSATVIRRRPPELKRWQDEGLIEIDNRLRRESVRAQTETIIFLPALPPAKLPPDAAANIKKHTTKKGSDPFSSSVALKPSEDKTLALLTELAANNPNGVPRRELLKRYPGAGRALKGLLARNQISTFEQRRYRDPFGEAPPFFPRPERLTDEQSAVMARLTPAIEGRQYTPFLLHGITGSGKTEIYLRAAEAALAAGRQVLVLVPEIALATQLEGHFCSRFGNAVALLHSGLSGGQRYDQWSLLLSGEAQIAIGARSAIFAPLADPGLIIVDEEHDPAYKQEDGLRYNARDLALLRGVKQQATVLLGSATPAVSSYHAARQGKFELLQMTRRVEDRPLPAVEIVDLKAVRTVSGLPPLFSPQLIRALRENLAAGQQSLVFLNRRGFANLVLCKDCGRPVQCRHCQVTLTYHKKADLLLCHHCGYRQPRASLCGHCHSGTLVPAGFGTERLEEELRRHFPAARLARLDQDTSRDRKEFLKVLKAVRDHEVDILIGTQMITKGHHFPRVTLVGIVWADAGLGIPDYKAAERTFQLLTQVTGRAGRGEQPGRVLVQTLQSEHYSIALARAHDYQGLYEQEIALRQRLGFPPWGRLINLRFDGEKEEKVRELALRLGEIARGRADSGIKVLGPAPAPLSRLKDRFRWQLLLKGRGVAPLHRLCQALLGEYARLAGASTVKLSLDVDPENML; translated from the coding sequence GGGGCGAAGGCAAGTCACCGGCTACCTGCTGGACTGCGCGGCACAACCACCGGCTCTCAAGGACGGCGGCAACGACCGGCAACCGGGCGGCAAAATCCGGGCCGCCCTGGAAGTGCTGGACGACGAACCACTGTTCCCCGCCGCCATGGTCCCCTTTTTCCGCTGGATCGCCGATTACTACCACCATCCCATCGGCGAGGTGATCCAAAACGCCCTGCCCGCCGGCCTCAGCCGCCGCAGCACCAGAATCATCAAGCTCACCGACCGGGGCGCCGAAAAACTGCCCTCGCTTGCCCAATCCACCGCAAGCAAACGCAACTCCCCTTTGCCGCTCTCCGACTGGCTACCCGAGTTGCTGGCCCGGGGCGAATTGAGCGCTACCAAAAGCGCCACGGTAATCCGCCGTCGGCCGCCGGAACTCAAACGCTGGCAGGATGAAGGGCTGATTGAGATCGATAACCGGCTACGCCGGGAAAGTGTCCGAGCCCAGACCGAAACCATCATTTTCCTGCCGGCGCTTCCACCCGCGAAATTACCGCCGGACGCCGCGGCCAACATCAAAAAACATACAACAAAAAAGGGGTCAGACCCCTTTTCTTCTTCCGTGGCGCTTAAGCCGTCGGAAGACAAAACCCTGGCCCTGCTTACCGAACTGGCCGCCAACAACCCCAACGGCGTTCCCCGGCGGGAGCTGCTCAAGCGTTATCCCGGCGCCGGACGGGCCCTGAAGGGGCTGCTGGCCCGCAACCAGATCAGCACCTTCGAGCAGCGCCGCTACCGCGACCCTTTCGGGGAGGCGCCGCCCTTTTTTCCCCGGCCTGAAAGGCTTACCGACGAACAAAGCGCCGTCATGGCGCGGCTGACCCCGGCCATCGAAGGCCGGCAATATACCCCCTTTCTGCTGCACGGCATTACCGGCAGCGGCAAGACCGAAATCTATCTGCGGGCCGCCGAAGCCGCCCTGGCCGCCGGCCGCCAGGTGCTGGTGCTGGTGCCGGAAATTGCTTTAGCCACCCAACTGGAGGGGCACTTCTGTTCCCGCTTCGGCAACGCCGTGGCCCTGCTCCACAGCGGGCTGTCCGGCGGCCAGCGCTACGACCAGTGGAGCCTGCTGCTCAGCGGCGAGGCCCAAATTGCCATCGGTGCCCGCTCAGCGATCTTCGCGCCGCTGGCCGACCCCGGCCTGATCATCGTCGATGAAGAGCACGACCCAGCCTACAAGCAGGAGGATGGTCTGCGCTACAACGCCCGCGATCTGGCCCTGCTGCGCGGGGTCAAGCAGCAGGCCACGGTCCTTTTGGGTTCGGCCACCCCGGCGGTGAGCAGTTACCACGCCGCCCGGCAGGGCAAGTTTGAGCTGCTGCAAATGACCCGCCGGGTGGAGGACCGCCCCCTGCCGGCGGTGGAAATCGTCGACCTGAAAGCAGTGAGAACGGTATCCGGCCTGCCGCCGCTTTTTTCCCCCCAACTGATCCGGGCTTTGCGGGAAAACCTGGCTGCCGGCCAGCAGTCGCTGGTTTTTTTGAACCGCCGGGGGTTTGCCAACCTGGTACTGTGCAAGGATTGCGGCCGGCCGGTGCAGTGCCGCCACTGCCAGGTCACCCTGACTTACCACAAAAAAGCCGACCTGTTGCTCTGCCACCACTGTGGCTACCGCCAGCCGCGCGCCAGCCTGTGCGGCCATTGCCACTCCGGCACCCTGGTCCCGGCGGGTTTCGGCACCGAGCGCCTGGAGGAGGAACTGCGCCGCCATTTTCCCGCCGCCCGCCTGGCTCGCCTGGACCAGGACACCAGCCGCGACCGCAAGGAGTTTCTCAAGGTGCTTAAGGCGGTACGGGACCACGAGGTGGATATCCTCATCGGCACCCAGATGATTACCAAGGGCCACCACTTTCCCCGGGTGACCCTGGTGGGCATCGTCTGGGCCGACGCCGGGCTGGGAATTCCCGACTACAAGGCGGCGGAGCGCACCTTTCAACTGCTTACCCAGGTCACCGGCCGGGCCGGCCGAGGTGAGCAGCCGGGCCGGGTGCTGGTGCAGACCCTGCAAAGCGAGCACTACAGCATTGCCCTGGCCCGGGCCCACGATTACCAGGGCCTTTATGAGCAGGAGATCGCTCTGCGGCAACGCCTGGGCTTTCCCCCCTGGGGGCGGTTGATCAACCTGCGTTTCGACGGCGAAAAGGAAGAGAAGGTGCGGGAACTGGCATTGCGCCTGGGAGAAATCGCCCGGGGCCGGGCCGACTCCGGCATCAAGGTACTGGGCCCGGCCCCGGCGCCGCTGTCTCGGCTGAAAGACCGCTTCCGCTGGCAGTTGCTGCTCAAGGGCCGGGGGGTTGCCCCGCTGCACCGGCTCTGCCAGGCGCTGCTGGGCGAATATGCTCGCCTGGCCGGCGCTTCCACGGTTAAATTGAGTCTGGACGTTGATCCGGAAAATATGCTATAG